One Ahaetulla prasina isolate Xishuangbanna chromosome 17, ASM2864084v1, whole genome shotgun sequence genomic window carries:
- the CSKMT gene encoding citrate synthase-lysine N-methyltransferase CSKMT, mitochondrial isoform X2, with protein sequence MAATKAFAKIPCLKRSPAGQKILTQTVPGSFAPFSAWTDLLQNMDQREAWDRFYARREKNGPPHPFDWFFGYKEVSTLLGSVLRGLPPGRTRILDVGCGTSSLGLELYRRSPVQLHVSCLDFSSAAVQCLVRMLQESPPPRHPLSELECHLGDATELSRLFASGSFHLLLDKGTCDSVLRGCPQRARRLVSECLRVLRPEGCLVQISDEDPDARVPFLETAGGANISVGEIANVSGISYYAYTLSPKAPDPSDVGQPSKVPRNPSLSKI encoded by the exons ATGGCAGCCACGAAAGCATTTGCAAAAATCCCCTGTCTGAAAAGATCTCCCGCTGGACAGAAGATCCTGACGCAGACGGTCCCTGGGTCCTTCGCTCCTTTTTCTGCATGGACAG ATCTCCTTCAAAACATGGACCAGCGCGAAGCTTGGGATCGCTTCTACGCCCGGAGGGAGAAAAATGGACCGCCCCATCCATTTGACTGGTTCTTTGGCTACAAAGAGGTCTCAACGCTTCTTGGCTCTGTTCTTAGGGGGCTGCCCCCTGGCCGGACCCGGATCTTAGACGTCGGCTGTGGTACTTCATCCTTGGGCTTGGAGCTCTACCGTCGCTCGCCCGTCCAGCTTCACGTCTCTTGTCTGGATTTTTCCTCCGCAGCCGTCCAATGTCTCGTTCGGATGCTGCAGGAGAGCCCCCCACCGCGCCACCCGCTCTCCGAGCTGGAGTGCCACCTGGGCGACGCCACCGAACTGTCCCGCCTCTTCGCTTCGGGGTCTTTCCACTTGCTTCTCGACAAAGGGACCTGCGATTCGGTCCTGCGAGGATGCCCGCAGCGAGCGAGACGCTTAGTGTCCGAGTGTCTACGAGTCCTGAGGCCGGAGGGCTGTCTCGTCCAGATCTCCGACGAGGATCCGGATGCTAGGGTGCCGTTCCTGGAAACAGCCGGTGGGGCCAACATCAGCGTCGGGGAGATCGCCAACGTTAGTGGCATCTCGTATTACGCTTACACGCTCAGCCCCAAAGCTCCAGACCCATCAGATGTGGGGCAGCCCTCCAAGGTTCCGAGGAATCCATCATTGAGTAAAATCTGA
- the CSKMT gene encoding citrate synthase-lysine N-methyltransferase CSKMT, mitochondrial isoform X1, translated as MAATKAFAKIPCLKRSPAGQKILTQTVPGSFAPFSAWTEDLLQNMDQREAWDRFYARREKNGPPHPFDWFFGYKEVSTLLGSVLRGLPPGRTRILDVGCGTSSLGLELYRRSPVQLHVSCLDFSSAAVQCLVRMLQESPPPRHPLSELECHLGDATELSRLFASGSFHLLLDKGTCDSVLRGCPQRARRLVSECLRVLRPEGCLVQISDEDPDARVPFLETAGGANISVGEIANVSGISYYAYTLSPKAPDPSDVGQPSKVPRNPSLSKI; from the exons ATGGCAGCCACGAAAGCATTTGCAAAAATCCCCTGTCTGAAAAGATCTCCCGCTGGACAGAAGATCCTGACGCAGACGGTCCCTGGGTCCTTCGCTCCTTTTTCTGCATGGACAG AAGATCTCCTTCAAAACATGGACCAGCGCGAAGCTTGGGATCGCTTCTACGCCCGGAGGGAGAAAAATGGACCGCCCCATCCATTTGACTGGTTCTTTGGCTACAAAGAGGTCTCAACGCTTCTTGGCTCTGTTCTTAGGGGGCTGCCCCCTGGCCGGACCCGGATCTTAGACGTCGGCTGTGGTACTTCATCCTTGGGCTTGGAGCTCTACCGTCGCTCGCCCGTCCAGCTTCACGTCTCTTGTCTGGATTTTTCCTCCGCAGCCGTCCAATGTCTCGTTCGGATGCTGCAGGAGAGCCCCCCACCGCGCCACCCGCTCTCCGAGCTGGAGTGCCACCTGGGCGACGCCACCGAACTGTCCCGCCTCTTCGCTTCGGGGTCTTTCCACTTGCTTCTCGACAAAGGGACCTGCGATTCGGTCCTGCGAGGATGCCCGCAGCGAGCGAGACGCTTAGTGTCCGAGTGTCTACGAGTCCTGAGGCCGGAGGGCTGTCTCGTCCAGATCTCCGACGAGGATCCGGATGCTAGGGTGCCGTTCCTGGAAACAGCCGGTGGGGCCAACATCAGCGTCGGGGAGATCGCCAACGTTAGTGGCATCTCGTATTACGCTTACACGCTCAGCCCCAAAGCTCCAGACCCATCAGATGTGGGGCAGCCCTCCAAGGTTCCGAGGAATCCATCATTGAGTAAAATCTGA